The following coding sequences lie in one Deltaproteobacteria bacterium genomic window:
- a CDS encoding transaldolase: protein RKVVREISGLIPQGSVSVEVYADPLTTAGEMLKQGLEMFSWIPNAHIKFPTSHEGLKAAEQAVGLGLRVNLTLCFSQEQAAAVYAATRGAKKGAVFVSPFVGRLDDRGENGLDLIAHILRMYWKGDGHVEVLTASVRHLDHLLYALKLGSDIITAPFEILKQWAEKGLPLPDETYCYPSPGLKEIPYQEIDLNKDWTAYNLTHDLTDKGMERFSADWNGLIKV, encoded by the coding sequence CAGGAAGGTGGTCCGGGAAATTTCCGGTCTGATCCCCCAAGGGTCCGTATCTGTAGAAGTCTACGCCGATCCTTTGACCACGGCCGGGGAGATGCTTAAACAGGGTCTGGAGATGTTTTCCTGGATTCCCAACGCCCATATTAAATTTCCCACTTCCCACGAAGGTTTGAAGGCCGCCGAACAGGCGGTTGGTCTTGGTCTCCGGGTCAACCTGACCCTCTGTTTTTCCCAGGAACAGGCCGCGGCCGTCTATGCCGCCACCAGGGGAGCAAAAAAAGGGGCTGTTTTTGTTTCTCCTTTCGTAGGGCGTCTGGATGACCGGGGCGAAAACGGTCTGGACCTGATCGCCCATATTCTTCGCATGTATTGGAAAGGAGACGGCCATGTGGAGGTCCTGACCGCCAGCGTCAGGCATCTCGATCATCTGCTCTATGCCCTGAAATTAGGCTCGGATATCATCACCGCACCCTTTGAAATCCTGAAACAGTGGGCGGAAAAAGGGCTGCCTTTGCCGGATGAGACCTATTGCTACCCGTCCCCGGGCTTGAAAGAGATCCCCTACCAGGAGATCGATCTGAATAAAGACTGGACGGCTTATAACCTGACCCATGACCTGACGGACAAGGGGATGGAGCGTTTTTCAGCGGACTGGAACGGATTAATAAAGGTATAA
- a CDS encoding NADH-quinone oxidoreductase subunit A codes for MQPLVTSQTLSPWEPGLTALFLYGLMILVLIALLLFLAVWLGEKKISPEKKRAYECGIIPSGPVRLAFPLPFYLVAVFFLIFDVEALFIFAWAIAAFDLGWPGWLQIVFFIILLLAGLIYIWKKKGLSWVEHFEKI; via the coding sequence ATGCAGCCATTAGTTACCAGCCAAACCTTATCTCCCTGGGAACCGGGCCTGACGGCCCTTTTCCTGTACGGCCTGATGATACTGGTTTTAATCGCCCTCCTCCTGTTCCTGGCTGTCTGGCTCGGTGAAAAAAAAATCAGCCCGGAAAAGAAACGGGCCTACGAATGCGGCATCATCCCAAGCGGCCCGGTCCGGTTGGCCTTTCCCCTCCCTTTTTATCTGGTGGCTGTATTCTTTCTGATTTTCGATGTGGAAGCCCTTTTCATCTTTGCCTGGGCCATAGCGGCCTTTGATCTGGGCTGGCCCGGCTGGTTGCAGATCGTCTTTTTTATTATTCTTTTGTTAGCCGGTCTGATCTATATCTGGAAAAAAAAGGGGCTTTCCTGGGTAGAGCATTTTGAAAAAATTTGA
- the nuoD gene encoding NADH dehydrogenase (quinone) subunit D: MKKFDQLKNKSLDRLDLLINWARKFSLWPSFFGLSCCFIEESAALTPRYDMARFGAEVLRGSPRQSDLLITSGTIFKKVAPVILRLYEQMPEPKWVISMGSCSNCGGMYDCYSVVQGIDQILPVDVYIPGCPPRPEAVLEGLILLQKKIHSEKPSRSILHLAGGTQGSQKPVLIDGQTKSRDPRGPGFEGVPIRGDSVTPPRFWDSRSDLMWTPPAGRIEVKERDRSLGAVLQDRFGPVLRPIPYPSDMLTFQVAEEGIKEVLRFLKTESSPRFLRMDDLTAVDESARRDRGDYGIYNGTVGKEIDRDNPPYPNQPPYPDYSLVYHLLSFAPAGRLRLKVALHGKDPIAPSITDIWPSADWYEREVYDLFGIRFQGHPDLRRILLPDDWEGHPLRKEYPGRATEMPPYTRADAQNHQPLDAGLILRKKEGKDQGLLLNMGPHHVGTHGLMRFVLDLEGEKISDMAMDIGYHHRSVEKIGERQSWHQFIPYTDRVDYLSGVYNNLAYLNSVETLAGIEVPERAQFIRVLLGEFFRLSNHLVWFGTFLQDVGAIGPVFYTFREREKIMDIVEHITGGRLHPSWFRLGGVADDLPEGWKEPIDTFVRIFPERLREYEALATRNPIFEARTRGIGRLTLEEAMEWGVTGPNLRASGLNWDLRKQFPYSSYERFDFDIPYEKEGDCYARYLVRVEEMRQSLRIIEQAAARMPAGRYCSADYRYTVPEKRDTLKDIETLIHHFINVTRGPKIPKGEAYTAVEAPRGEQGYYVVSDGLHIAYRMRIRTPGFANLQAMPLMARGHLLADLLAVIGSIDYILPDIDR, translated from the coding sequence TTGAAAAAATTTGATCAGCTCAAAAATAAAAGCCTGGACCGGTTGGATCTGCTGATCAACTGGGCCCGGAAATTCAGCCTCTGGCCTTCCTTTTTCGGATTGTCCTGCTGTTTTATCGAGGAGTCGGCCGCTTTGACCCCCCGTTATGATATGGCCCGTTTCGGGGCCGAAGTCCTGCGCGGTTCCCCCCGCCAGTCCGATCTCCTGATTACTTCTGGAACCATCTTTAAAAAAGTGGCCCCCGTCATCCTGCGGCTCTATGAACAGATGCCTGAACCCAAATGGGTCATCTCCATGGGGTCCTGCAGCAATTGCGGCGGCATGTATGATTGTTATAGCGTGGTCCAGGGCATTGATCAAATCCTGCCGGTTGACGTCTACATACCCGGCTGCCCGCCCCGTCCGGAAGCGGTGTTGGAAGGTTTGATTCTGCTGCAGAAAAAGATCCATTCCGAAAAACCCAGTCGTTCCATCCTCCATTTAGCCGGAGGAACCCAGGGGTCTCAAAAACCGGTCTTAATCGACGGGCAGACCAAGTCCAGGGATCCCCGGGGCCCGGGGTTTGAAGGGGTCCCCATCCGGGGCGATTCCGTCACCCCGCCCCGCTTTTGGGATAGCCGCTCCGATCTGATGTGGACCCCGCCGGCCGGCCGGATCGAAGTAAAAGAGCGGGACCGATCCTTGGGCGCAGTGCTCCAGGATCGATTCGGGCCGGTCCTCCGGCCAATCCCGTACCCTTCGGATATGTTGACCTTCCAGGTCGCCGAAGAAGGGATCAAAGAAGTCCTGCGTTTTTTGAAAACCGAATCCAGCCCCAGATTCCTGCGGATGGATGACCTGACCGCAGTCGATGAATCGGCCCGTCGAGACCGGGGAGATTATGGGATCTATAACGGTACAGTCGGCAAAGAGATCGACCGGGATAACCCCCCCTATCCAAACCAACCGCCCTACCCGGACTATAGCCTGGTTTACCATTTGCTTTCTTTTGCGCCGGCCGGCCGCCTGCGCCTGAAGGTGGCCTTGCACGGCAAGGACCCGATCGCTCCAAGCATCACCGATATCTGGCCGTCGGCCGACTGGTACGAGCGGGAAGTCTATGATCTGTTCGGAATCCGTTTCCAGGGCCACCCGGACCTGCGCCGGATCCTTCTGCCGGACGACTGGGAGGGGCACCCCCTCCGGAAAGAATATCCCGGCCGGGCCACCGAGATGCCTCCCTATACCCGGGCCGATGCCCAAAACCACCAGCCCCTCGATGCCGGTCTGATTCTTCGAAAAAAGGAAGGAAAGGATCAGGGACTTCTGCTGAATATGGGACCCCACCATGTGGGCACCCATGGTCTGATGCGTTTTGTCCTGGACCTGGAAGGGGAAAAGATCTCCGACATGGCTATGGATATCGGCTATCACCATCGGTCGGTGGAGAAGATCGGTGAGCGCCAGTCCTGGCATCAATTCATACCTTATACCGACCGGGTGGACTATCTTTCCGGTGTCTATAATAATCTGGCTTATCTGAATTCGGTGGAGACCCTGGCTGGAATAGAGGTCCCGGAAAGGGCCCAGTTTATCCGGGTTCTGTTAGGGGAATTTTTCCGTTTAAGCAACCACCTCGTCTGGTTCGGCACATTCCTGCAGGACGTGGGCGCCATCGGACCGGTCTTTTATACCTTTCGGGAACGTGAAAAAATTATGGATATTGTCGAGCATATCACCGGCGGCCGGCTCCATCCCTCCTGGTTCCGTCTGGGAGGAGTGGCCGACGACCTCCCGGAGGGCTGGAAAGAACCGATTGATACCTTTGTGCGGATCTTCCCGGAACGGCTCAGGGAGTATGAGGCCCTGGCCACCCGAAACCCTATTTTTGAGGCCCGGACCAGGGGGATCGGCCGGCTCACCCTGGAAGAGGCCATGGAATGGGGGGTCACCGGCCCTAATCTGCGGGCCAGTGGTCTCAACTGGGATTTGCGCAAGCAGTTTCCCTATTCTTCGTATGAGCGCTTTGACTTTGATATCCCCTACGAAAAGGAAGGGGACTGCTACGCCCGTTACCTGGTCCGGGTCGAGGAAATGCGTCAGAGCCTGCGGATCATCGAACAGGCCGCCGCCAGGATGCCGGCCGGCCGTTATTGCAGCGCGGATTATCGTTATACAGTTCCTGAGAAAAGGGACACCCTGAAGGACATCGAAACGCTGATTCACCATTTTATAAACGTCACCCGGGGGCCGAAGATTCCCAAAGGTGAAGCCTACACGGCGGTTGAGGCCCCCCGTGGAGAGCAGGGTTATTATGTGGTCAGCGACGGCCTGCATATAGCTTACCGGATGCGCATCCGGACCCCGGGTTTTGCCAATCTGCAGGCCATGCCTTTAATGGCCCGGGGCCACTTGTTGGCCGATCTGCTGGCTGTCATCGGTTCCATCGATTATATTTTGCCGGATATTGACCGGTAG
- the nuoE gene encoding NADH-quinone oxidoreductase subunit NuoE yields MLPEETLDVLRQKITITDHPRELAVEVMFALQKHYGYLNDEAVQEGAGLLNLSPLEIEELATFYDFIYRRPVGKYCIHVCDGTVCWMFNHQSVLDYISQKLDIPLGGTTEDGCFTLLPVGCIGYCDQAPAMLINGNLYGPLTPEAIDAVLKELRDKQPPQKEDR; encoded by the coding sequence ATGTTGCCTGAAGAGACTCTTGATGTGCTTCGTCAAAAAATAACCATCACCGATCACCCCCGTGAACTGGCGGTGGAGGTGATGTTCGCCCTTCAAAAACATTATGGTTACCTGAACGATGAAGCGGTTCAGGAGGGGGCCGGTCTCCTTAACCTGAGCCCTCTGGAAATAGAGGAACTGGCCACCTTTTATGATTTCATCTACCGCCGGCCGGTAGGGAAATATTGCATCCATGTTTGCGACGGCACCGTTTGCTGGATGTTCAATCACCAGTCGGTTTTGGATTATATCAGCCAAAAATTAGACATTCCCCTGGGAGGCACAACCGAAGACGGCTGTTTTACCTTGCTTCCGGTCGGCTGCATCGGCTATTGCGATCAGGCCCCGGCCATGCTGATCAACGGAAATCTTTATGGTCCCCTGACTCCGGAAGCTATCGATGCCGTCCTTAAGGAATTAAGGGATAAGCAACCGCCTCAAAAAGAAGATCGATAA
- a CDS encoding SLBB domain-containing protein produces the protein MASQQPLILQKPLDQTLSLKEYRRLGGYEALNKVLKAYTPQQVVQTVMDSGLRGLGGAGFPTGRKWSFIKKEAPFPRYIIANTDEMEPGTYKDRLLIQHNPQALIEGLIIGGFAASAEKGYIFIRPAYEQGARILEKALEEARQAGLLGKNILGSSYSLDLVLHRSAGRYICGEAKGLVHALEGKRPHPNIEGHLAGEGLWGQPTIVNNTETLSYVPSILNNGPEWFQNLARSNTAAGHKIYSVSGRVRRPGCVELPFGTPLCEIIEDQAGGMQPGYEYKTCLPGGASTRFLPKQHYAIEMDFDSLARLGHGHRFGTGSIIVFDHKTCLVGAALNLIQFFARESCGFCTPCREGLPYLRDLLRRIEEGDGKDEDLPALKSMAGHLSHAYCAFAPGAAAPVLSLVEDFREEIQEHIAQKGCPFRQDFQDGQENSH, from the coding sequence ATGGCTTCCCAACAACCATTGATCCTGCAAAAGCCATTGGACCAGACCCTCTCCCTGAAGGAATACCGACGGCTGGGAGGTTATGAGGCTTTGAACAAGGTCCTTAAAGCGTATACACCCCAACAGGTTGTTCAGACCGTTATGGATTCAGGGCTTCGTGGTCTGGGCGGAGCCGGCTTTCCCACCGGTCGCAAATGGTCCTTCATTAAAAAAGAGGCCCCTTTCCCGCGATATATCATCGCCAATACCGACGAAATGGAACCGGGCACCTATAAAGACCGTCTCTTGATCCAGCACAATCCCCAGGCCCTGATTGAAGGGCTGATCATCGGAGGGTTTGCGGCTTCGGCCGAAAAGGGATACATCTTTATCCGTCCGGCTTATGAACAGGGTGCCCGAATCCTGGAAAAGGCCCTGGAGGAGGCCAGACAGGCCGGGTTGCTGGGGAAAAATATCCTGGGGAGCAGCTATAGCCTTGACCTGGTCCTTCACCGCAGTGCCGGCCGTTATATTTGCGGCGAGGCCAAAGGGCTGGTCCATGCCCTGGAGGGGAAAAGGCCTCATCCCAATATCGAAGGGCATCTGGCCGGAGAAGGCCTCTGGGGTCAGCCGACCATCGTTAATAATACCGAGACCCTGAGCTATGTGCCTTCTATCCTGAATAACGGCCCGGAGTGGTTTCAAAACCTGGCCCGGAGCAATACCGCCGCCGGGCACAAGATCTACAGCGTCAGCGGCCGGGTCCGCCGGCCCGGTTGTGTTGAACTCCCTTTTGGTACGCCTTTGTGCGAAATCATCGAGGACCAGGCCGGGGGGATGCAGCCGGGGTATGAATATAAGACCTGTTTACCCGGGGGAGCTTCCACCCGCTTCCTGCCCAAACAACATTACGCTATTGAAATGGATTTTGATTCCCTGGCCCGGTTAGGCCATGGTCATCGCTTCGGCACCGGGAGCATCATCGTCTTCGATCATAAAACCTGCCTGGTGGGAGCGGCTTTGAATTTAATCCAATTTTTTGCCCGGGAATCCTGCGGCTTTTGCACCCCTTGCCGCGAAGGGCTGCCTTATCTCCGGGACCTGCTCCGGCGTATTGAAGAAGGCGATGGAAAGGATGAAGACCTTCCCGCCCTGAAAAGCATGGCCGGCCACCTGTCTCATGCCTATTGCGCCTTTGCTCCGGGAGCGGCGGCACCGGTATTGAGCCTGGTGGAAGATTTTCGTGAAGAGATTCAGGAGCACATTGCCCAGAAGGGGTGTCCGTTTAGACAGGATTTTCAGGATGGACAGGAAAATTCTCATTAA